From the genome of Thermoflexus hugenholtzii, one region includes:
- a CDS encoding zinc-binding dehydrogenase gives MKAIVFYQHGGPEVLQAAELPTPHPGPGEVQVRVHACAMNHLDLWVRRGIPALRLEMPHIPGSDVAGVVTEVGPEVSGVQVGDRVVVNATLSCGECEFCLRGEDNRCRRGAILGEHVRGGYAEYVVVPARNVLKLPGGFPYEEAAAASLVFLTAWHMLITRGGLRPGEDVLIVGAGGGVNTAALQIAKLAGARVVVVASNPEKAERVRALGADHVIDRSQEPDWSRVVWQWTGRRGVDVVVDNVGQATWMKSIRCLRPGGRLLVVGATSGPNPEDFDIRYVFSRQISILGSTMGTRDDFRTVMGLVFAGRLRPVIDRVLPFTEEGVREGHRLLESGVVFGKIVFRMDEGR, from the coding sequence ATGAAGGCCATCGTCTTCTATCAGCACGGGGGTCCGGAGGTGTTGCAGGCGGCGGAGCTGCCCACGCCCCATCCGGGGCCGGGGGAGGTGCAGGTCCGCGTCCACGCCTGCGCGATGAACCATCTCGATCTCTGGGTGCGGCGCGGGATCCCCGCCCTGCGGCTGGAGATGCCCCACATCCCGGGCTCGGATGTGGCGGGGGTGGTGACCGAGGTGGGCCCGGAGGTCTCGGGGGTTCAGGTGGGGGATCGGGTGGTGGTGAACGCCACCCTGAGCTGCGGGGAGTGCGAGTTCTGCCTGCGAGGGGAGGACAACCGCTGCCGCCGGGGGGCCATCCTGGGCGAGCACGTGCGAGGGGGCTACGCGGAATACGTGGTGGTGCCGGCCCGCAACGTCTTGAAGCTGCCGGGGGGCTTCCCTTATGAGGAGGCGGCGGCGGCCTCCCTGGTGTTCCTCACCGCCTGGCACATGCTGATCACCCGGGGCGGGCTACGGCCCGGGGAGGATGTGCTCATCGTGGGGGCCGGGGGCGGGGTGAACACCGCGGCCCTTCAGATCGCGAAGCTGGCGGGCGCCCGCGTGGTGGTGGTGGCTTCGAACCCGGAGAAGGCGGAGCGGGTTCGCGCCCTGGGCGCCGATCACGTCATCGATCGCTCCCAGGAGCCGGACTGGTCCCGCGTGGTCTGGCAGTGGACGGGGAGGCGGGGGGTAGATGTGGTGGTGGACAACGTGGGGCAGGCCACGTGGATGAAGAGCATTCGCTGTCTGCGGCCGGGTGGGCGCCTGCTGGTGGTGGGGGCCACCTCCGGCCCGAACCCGGAGGATTTCGACATCCGGTATGTGTTCTCCCGGCAGATCAGCATCCTGGGGTCCACCATGGGGACCCGGGATGATTTCCGGACCGTGATGGGGCTGGTCTTCGCCGGCCGGTTGCGGCCGGTGATCGACCGGGTGTTGCCCTTCACGGAGGAGGGGGTGCGGGAAGGGCATCGCCTGCTGGAGAGCGGGGTGGTCTTCGGCAAGATCGTCTTCCGGATGGATGAGGGGCGGTGA
- a CDS encoding acyl-CoA dehydrogenase, which yields MNFELSEEHRMFQQVVREFAQKEIAPVAARYDETGEFPWETVRKMAAMGLMGLEVPEEYGGQGLDAIASALAMIEIAKADAAHSAIMSVNNTLFCFPILTFGTEEQKRKYVAPVATGQAMGAYALTEPQSGSDAAGMRTRAVRKGDVYIINGRKSWITNGPVADYIVLFAMTDPEKKHHGISAFIIETNRPGFSRGKKEEKLGIRASATCEIYLDNYECPVENRLGEEGEGFRIAMTTLDAGRVGIAAQAVGIAEAAYEAALAWAKQREAFGRKIGEFQAIQWKLADMRVKLEAARLLTLQAAWKRERAKRTGERYTLEAAIAKLFASEAAQWITYEAIQIHGGMGYSREMPVERYFRDARITTIYEGTSEIQRLVIARQILGFKSSV from the coding sequence TTGAACTTCGAGCTCTCCGAAGAGCATCGGATGTTCCAGCAGGTGGTGCGGGAGTTCGCCCAGAAGGAGATCGCCCCGGTGGCCGCCCGCTACGATGAGACAGGGGAGTTTCCCTGGGAGACGGTGCGCAAGATGGCCGCCATGGGGCTGATGGGCCTGGAGGTCCCCGAGGAATACGGCGGCCAGGGGCTGGACGCCATCGCCTCCGCCCTGGCGATGATCGAGATCGCCAAAGCCGACGCCGCCCACAGCGCGATCATGTCCGTCAACAACACGCTCTTCTGCTTCCCTATCCTCACCTTCGGGACCGAGGAGCAGAAGCGCAAATACGTGGCGCCGGTGGCCACCGGCCAGGCCATGGGCGCCTACGCCCTCACCGAGCCCCAGTCGGGCTCCGACGCCGCCGGCATGCGCACGCGGGCGGTGCGCAAAGGGGACGTCTACATCATCAACGGGCGTAAGTCCTGGATCACCAACGGCCCCGTGGCCGATTACATCGTCCTCTTCGCGATGACCGATCCTGAGAAGAAGCATCACGGCATCAGCGCCTTCATCATCGAGACCAACCGCCCCGGGTTCAGCCGCGGCAAGAAGGAGGAGAAGCTGGGCATCCGGGCCAGCGCCACCTGTGAGATCTACCTCGACAACTACGAGTGCCCGGTCGAGAACCGGCTGGGGGAGGAGGGCGAGGGCTTCCGGATCGCCATGACCACCCTGGACGCCGGGCGGGTGGGGATCGCGGCCCAGGCGGTGGGGATCGCCGAGGCGGCCTATGAGGCGGCCCTGGCCTGGGCGAAGCAGCGGGAGGCCTTCGGCCGCAAGATCGGGGAGTTCCAGGCCATCCAGTGGAAGCTGGCCGACATGCGGGTGAAGCTGGAGGCAGCCCGGCTGCTCACCCTCCAGGCGGCCTGGAAGCGGGAGCGGGCCAAGCGCACCGGCGAGCGCTACACGCTGGAGGCGGCCATCGCCAAGCTGTTCGCCAGCGAGGCCGCCCAGTGGATCACCTACGAGGCCATCCAGATCCACGGCGGCATGGGCTACAGCCGGGAGATGCCGGTGGAGCGCTACTTCCGCGACGCCCGCATTACCACCATCTACGAGGGCACCAGCGAGATCCAGCGCCTGGTCATCGCCCGTCAGATCCTGGGGTTCAAGAGCAGCGTCTGA
- a CDS encoding 3-hydroxyacyl-CoA dehydrogenase family protein: MTLQDVRTVGVVGCGLMGSGIAEVCARAGFQVIVREVNEDLLRKGLDRIRASMAKAVERGKLAAAEMEAAWGRIRGTLRMEDFGACDLVIEAVVEDMPTKKQVFAELDRICPPHAVLASNTSSLSITELGSVTRRPEKVIGFHFFNPVPVMPLLEIVIGLQTAEETVALGRALAERLNKTVVISKDRPGFIVNRLLIPYLLDAIRLLEEGVATMEDIDTAIRLGLNHPMGPFTLMDFVGLDTLLFIADAMFEEFKDPRYAAPPLLRRMVAAGWLGRKSGKGFYTYAA, encoded by the coding sequence ATGACGCTGCAGGATGTTCGAACGGTGGGCGTGGTGGGTTGCGGCCTGATGGGCTCGGGGATCGCCGAGGTGTGCGCCCGGGCCGGCTTTCAGGTCATCGTCCGGGAGGTGAACGAGGATCTCCTCCGCAAGGGGCTGGACCGCATCCGGGCCTCGATGGCGAAGGCGGTGGAGCGGGGCAAGCTGGCCGCCGCCGAGATGGAGGCGGCCTGGGGGCGCATCCGGGGCACCCTGCGGATGGAGGACTTCGGCGCCTGCGACCTGGTCATCGAAGCGGTGGTGGAGGACATGCCGACCAAGAAGCAGGTCTTCGCGGAGCTGGATCGCATCTGCCCGCCTCACGCCGTCCTGGCCAGCAACACCTCCTCCCTCTCCATCACCGAGCTGGGGAGCGTCACCCGGCGACCGGAGAAAGTCATCGGCTTCCATTTCTTCAACCCGGTCCCGGTGATGCCGCTTCTGGAGATCGTCATCGGGCTGCAGACGGCGGAGGAGACGGTGGCCCTGGGCCGGGCCCTGGCCGAGCGCCTGAACAAGACGGTGGTGATCTCCAAGGACCGCCCGGGGTTCATCGTCAACCGCCTGCTGATCCCCTACCTCCTGGACGCCATCCGGCTCCTCGAGGAGGGGGTGGCGACCATGGAGGACATCGACACGGCGATCCGGCTGGGCCTGAACCACCCCATGGGGCCGTTCACCCTGATGGACTTCGTGGGATTGGACACGTTGCTCTTCATCGCCGACGCGATGTTTGAGGAGTTCAAGGACCCGCGCTACGCGGCCCCGCCTCTGCTGCGCCGCATGGTGGCCGCCGGCTGGCTGGGCCGCAAGAGCGGGAAGGGGTTCTACACGTACGCGGCGTGA
- a CDS encoding acetyl-CoA C-acetyltransferase has translation MRKDGRDPVIVGAARTPIGKLLGALSPLPAPQLGAVAIREAIRRAGVDPAHIDEVIMGEVVQAGSGMAPARQAAVAAGIPVEVGAVTVNKVCGSGLKAVMLAAQAVKAGDADVVVAGGMESMSNAPHLIRLRAGMRYGHLQAEDSLIADGLRCPFNQVLMGELAEFIADQFEVTREEMDAFALESHRKAVAAIDAGRFRAEIVPVEVPDGKGGTRVVDTDEGPRRDTSMEALARLKPAFRPNGRVTAGNSPGLNDGAAAVVVMSRAKAEALGIPPLARIVGYAQAAVDPQWLFYAPAKAIPRLLERVGWRWEEVDLIEINEAFAAQVLADARAMERQGYRWDWSRVNVNGGAIALGHPVGASGARILVTLIYALRDRGLRRGIATLCLGGGEAVAMAVELEP, from the coding sequence ATGCGCAAAGACGGTCGGGATCCGGTGATTGTGGGGGCGGCGCGCACGCCCATCGGGAAGCTGCTGGGGGCGCTCTCGCCCCTCCCGGCGCCCCAGCTGGGCGCCGTGGCCATCCGCGAGGCCATCCGTCGGGCGGGCGTCGATCCTGCCCATATCGACGAGGTCATCATGGGGGAGGTGGTCCAGGCCGGCAGTGGCATGGCCCCAGCCCGGCAGGCCGCGGTCGCCGCCGGGATCCCCGTCGAGGTGGGGGCGGTCACGGTCAACAAGGTCTGCGGCTCAGGGTTGAAGGCGGTGATGCTGGCGGCCCAGGCGGTGAAGGCGGGGGATGCAGACGTGGTGGTGGCCGGGGGGATGGAGAGCATGAGCAACGCCCCGCACCTGATCCGATTGCGGGCGGGGATGCGTTACGGTCACCTCCAGGCGGAGGACAGCCTGATCGCCGATGGCCTGCGCTGCCCCTTCAACCAGGTGCTGATGGGGGAGCTGGCTGAGTTCATCGCTGACCAGTTCGAAGTGACCCGCGAGGAGATGGACGCCTTCGCCCTGGAGAGCCATCGCAAAGCCGTGGCCGCCATCGACGCCGGCCGGTTCCGGGCGGAGATCGTCCCGGTGGAGGTCCCTGACGGCAAGGGAGGCACCCGGGTGGTGGACACGGATGAAGGCCCCCGGCGGGATACCTCCATGGAGGCCCTGGCCCGCCTCAAGCCGGCCTTCCGGCCCAACGGGCGGGTGACGGCGGGGAACTCCCCCGGGCTCAACGATGGGGCGGCGGCGGTGGTGGTGATGAGCCGAGCGAAGGCGGAGGCCCTGGGGATCCCGCCCCTGGCTCGGATCGTGGGCTACGCCCAGGCGGCGGTGGATCCGCAGTGGTTGTTCTACGCGCCGGCGAAGGCGATCCCTCGCCTCCTGGAGCGGGTGGGCTGGCGCTGGGAGGAAGTCGATCTCATCGAGATCAACGAGGCCTTCGCCGCCCAGGTCCTGGCCGACGCCCGGGCCATGGAACGGCAGGGATACCGGTGGGACTGGAGCCGGGTGAACGTGAACGGGGGGGCGATCGCCCTCGGGCACCCGGTGGGGGCGAGCGGCGCCCGCATCCTAGTCACCCTGATCTACGCCCTGCGGGACCGCGGGCTGCGCCGGGGCATCGCCACCCTGTGCCTGGGCGGAGGGGAGGCCGTGGCCATGGCCGTGGAGCTCGAGCCGTAG
- a CDS encoding HIT domain-containing protein produces the protein MERLWTPWRMAYLKGEGEAPQGCIFCRKVDGSDEAEHILLRGRTAYVTLNRYPYNNGHLMVIPYAHVPSLEDLDPPTMLEVMQLVALSLKALRQAYRPEGFNVGANIGRPAGAGVADHVHIHVVPRWTGDTNFMPVIGNTRVLPEWLDDTYRRLRPLFEELASSLQRPSGDP, from the coding sequence ATGGAACGGCTCTGGACCCCCTGGCGGATGGCTTACCTGAAAGGGGAGGGCGAGGCGCCTCAGGGTTGCATCTTTTGCCGGAAGGTCGACGGTTCCGACGAGGCGGAACACATCCTCCTTCGCGGGCGCACCGCATATGTGACCCTCAACCGATACCCCTACAATAACGGCCACCTGATGGTCATCCCCTACGCCCACGTGCCCAGCCTGGAGGATCTGGACCCTCCGACGATGCTGGAGGTGATGCAGCTCGTCGCCCTTTCCTTGAAGGCCCTTCGTCAAGCCTACCGGCCGGAGGGGTTCAACGTCGGGGCCAACATCGGCCGGCCCGCCGGCGCCGGGGTGGCCGATCACGTCCATATCCACGTCGTCCCCCGCTGGACGGGGGACACGAATTTCATGCCGGTCATCGGCAACACCCGCGTGCTCCCCGAATGGCTGGACGACACCTATCGCCGTCTCCGGCCGCTGTTCGAAGAGCTGGCTTCCTCCCTTCAGCGGCCATCCGGAGATCCCTGA
- a CDS encoding RNA polymerase sigma factor has product MGLLTPHPEERRWIARARKGDPEAIAALYQHYADGVYRYLLYRVGDAELAEDLTADVFLKMIEDLPRYEERGLPFGAWLFRIARARLIDHWRRQGRRPLVALEDTETGPQISQDIPEDEIAVSEMIQRALRVLTEEQREVVVLRFLVGMSLEEVARAMGKSVGAVKALQHRALSALARYLEKIR; this is encoded by the coding sequence ATGGGCCTGCTCACCCCTCATCCCGAAGAGCGACGCTGGATCGCCCGGGCGCGGAAGGGAGATCCGGAGGCCATCGCGGCCCTGTATCAGCATTACGCCGATGGCGTCTACCGCTATCTGCTCTACCGGGTGGGCGACGCCGAGCTGGCGGAGGATCTCACCGCGGATGTGTTCCTCAAGATGATCGAGGACCTGCCGCGGTATGAGGAGCGGGGCCTTCCCTTCGGCGCCTGGCTGTTCCGCATCGCCCGGGCCCGTCTGATCGATCACTGGCGACGACAGGGGCGGCGCCCCCTCGTGGCGCTGGAGGACACGGAGACGGGGCCGCAGATCAGCCAGGACATCCCGGAGGACGAGATCGCGGTCTCGGAGATGATCCAGCGGGCGCTGCGGGTGCTCACCGAGGAGCAGCGGGAAGTGGTGGTCCTGCGCTTCCTGGTCGGGATGAGCCTGGAGGAAGTGGCTCGGGCGATGGGGAAATCCGTGGGCGCTGTCAAGGCCCTCCAGCATCGCGCCCTGAGCGCCTTAGCCCGTTATCTGGAGAAGATCCGGTGA
- the mutL gene encoding DNA mismatch repair endonuclease MutL, whose product MPIRVLDPELVAQIAAGEVIERPASVVKELVENALDAGASRIEVETEGGGRSRIRVADDGCGIPAAEVALAFARHATSKISAPEDLFRIATLGFRGEALAAIAAVARVTCRTRAVGEELGTYVRIEGGEIREQRPMARPPGTEMIVEDLFFNTPARRKFLKGEGAERRAIDLWISRYALAYPRVAFFLRHDRREALTLPAAREPRHRLAALYGAEVAEALLEVHEADEEMRISGWISPPGMDRPDRQEMAFFVNGRWVQDRMLPAAVLRAYHTLLPAGRFPWSFLWIDLPLDAVDVNVHPAKIEVRFRDPDRVFRLVQRAAHRALRQTAPRVFQSVASPMAPVSMPARPLPPGEPADVLPKPSGEEAGLPPLRVIGQLQATYIVAEGPDGLYLLDQHAAHERVLYEELMARRQEGPLPAQPLLQPVLLEVSPEERSLLEEHQETLRELGLWIEPFGPRAVRVRAIPAVLSAEAIRAVIQDLLFDLHEARRPMKAALEARWIRSICKRAAVKAGQVLGMEQMQHLVRALERCAMPWTCPHGRPTVLRFPLGQLAHQFGREP is encoded by the coding sequence ATGCCCATTCGGGTGCTGGACCCGGAGCTGGTGGCTCAGATCGCGGCCGGGGAGGTGATCGAGCGCCCGGCCTCGGTGGTTAAGGAGCTGGTGGAGAACGCCCTGGACGCCGGCGCCTCGCGGATCGAGGTGGAGACGGAGGGGGGCGGCCGTTCGCGCATCCGGGTCGCCGATGACGGGTGTGGCATCCCGGCCGCGGAAGTCGCCCTCGCCTTCGCCCGCCACGCCACCAGCAAGATCTCCGCGCCCGAGGACCTCTTCCGCATCGCCACCCTGGGGTTCCGGGGCGAAGCCCTGGCCGCCATCGCCGCCGTCGCCCGGGTCACCTGCCGGACTCGGGCTGTCGGGGAAGAGCTGGGCACGTATGTTCGCATCGAAGGAGGAGAGATCCGGGAGCAGCGGCCCATGGCGCGCCCCCCGGGCACGGAGATGATCGTGGAGGACCTGTTCTTCAACACCCCGGCCCGCCGGAAGTTCCTGAAGGGGGAAGGGGCGGAGCGGCGGGCCATCGACCTCTGGATCAGCCGCTACGCCCTGGCTTACCCGAGGGTCGCGTTCTTCCTCCGGCATGACCGGCGGGAGGCCCTGACGCTCCCTGCCGCTCGCGAGCCCCGCCATCGCCTCGCCGCCCTCTACGGGGCGGAGGTGGCGGAAGCCCTCCTGGAGGTGCACGAAGCGGACGAAGAGATGCGGATCTCGGGGTGGATCAGCCCGCCGGGGATGGATCGCCCGGACCGCCAGGAGATGGCCTTCTTCGTGAACGGACGCTGGGTGCAGGACCGCATGCTCCCGGCGGCGGTGCTGCGGGCCTATCACACCCTGCTCCCCGCCGGCCGCTTCCCCTGGAGCTTTCTCTGGATCGATCTTCCCCTCGATGCGGTGGATGTGAACGTTCACCCGGCCAAGATCGAGGTCCGTTTCCGGGATCCGGATCGGGTGTTCCGTCTGGTCCAGCGCGCCGCCCACCGAGCCCTCCGCCAGACGGCTCCTCGCGTCTTTCAGTCCGTCGCCTCCCCGATGGCGCCGGTTTCGATGCCTGCCCGTCCCCTCCCGCCCGGGGAGCCCGCAGATGTCCTTCCGAAGCCATCCGGGGAGGAGGCCGGCCTTCCCCCGCTCCGGGTGATCGGGCAGCTCCAGGCGACCTACATCGTCGCCGAGGGGCCGGATGGCCTCTACCTGCTGGACCAGCACGCGGCGCACGAGCGGGTGCTGTATGAGGAGCTTATGGCCCGGCGTCAGGAGGGGCCGCTCCCGGCCCAACCGCTGTTGCAACCGGTGCTGCTGGAGGTCTCACCAGAGGAAAGGAGCCTGCTGGAGGAACACCAGGAGACGTTGCGGGAGCTGGGGCTCTGGATCGAGCCCTTCGGCCCCCGCGCCGTCCGCGTGCGGGCCATCCCGGCCGTCCTCTCCGCCGAAGCGATTCGGGCGGTGATCCAGGACCTCCTGTTCGACCTGCATGAAGCGCGACGGCCGATGAAGGCGGCTTTAGAGGCCCGCTGGATCCGGAGCATCTGCAAGCGCGCCGCTGTGAAGGCCGGGCAGGTCCTCGGCATGGAGCAGATGCAGCATCTGGTGCGGGCGCTGGAGCGATGCGCCATGCCCTGGACCTGCCCGCACGGCCGGCCGACGGTGTTGCGGTTCCCGCTGGGCCAGCTGGCCCATCAGTTCGGACGGGAGCCTTGA
- a CDS encoding cold-shock protein, with protein sequence MAGQRVKGTVRWFNRTKGYGFIRPDEGDRDVFVHYTAIVGQGFRNLEEGERVEFTIRETPKGLQAEQVVRLSE encoded by the coding sequence ATGGCTGGTCAGCGTGTCAAGGGCACCGTCCGCTGGTTCAACCGGACCAAGGGGTACGGCTTCATCCGGCCGGACGAAGGGGACCGCGACGTCTTCGTCCACTACACGGCCATCGTCGGCCAGGGGTTCCGCAACCTCGAGGAGGGCGAGCGGGTGGAGTTCACCATCCGCGAGACCCCCAAGGGCCTCCAGGCCGAGCAGGTCGTGCGCCTGTCCGAGTGA
- the dnaX gene encoding DNA polymerase III subunit gamma/tau, translated as MPLALYRKWRPRRFEEVVGQEHVTRTLRNALRLGRIAHAYLFAGPRGTGKTTTARLLAKAVNCLAEAVEERPCDRCRICQAVNEGRLIDLIEIDAASNRGIDEIRDLRERVRFSPSEARYKVYVIDEAHMLTTEAFNALLKTLEEPPPHVIFVLATTEPHRIPATILSRCQRFDFRRLTTAEIVRRLEEIVAAEGLSAEPEALAWIGRQAAGSLRDAVTLLDQLAADEEPITVERVQRTLGAGRWDLVGEIVEALSEGETARGLTLLARAVEEGAHPPQLARQLVEHLRAVMWLQWGDASGADLLPEQRAAAQRHARALPPEVLPRLIRLFTTAAADFRSAWSPQLALELAFVEAALVCQQARAARSAPPVPPAPSPAPAAAIPAPPSPAPPGPASPSGGLTLEALRERWASILKAVRAQSLPTEALLKSCALHAVEGHTVVLAWPSELLRDKFQDPRAKAQALVEDILSHTFGVPVTIRNIVARKTPRRRPAAEDPLIRRAVEDLGAQVEEE; from the coding sequence ATGCCGTTGGCCCTCTACCGCAAGTGGCGCCCCCGACGGTTCGAGGAAGTGGTCGGCCAGGAGCATGTGACCCGCACCCTGCGCAACGCCCTGCGCCTGGGTCGCATCGCGCACGCGTATCTGTTCGCCGGGCCGCGGGGGACCGGCAAGACCACCACGGCCCGCCTGCTGGCCAAGGCGGTCAACTGCCTGGCCGAAGCGGTGGAGGAGCGACCGTGCGATCGCTGCCGGATCTGCCAGGCGGTCAACGAAGGGCGCCTCATCGACCTGATCGAGATCGACGCCGCCTCCAACCGGGGCATCGATGAGATCCGGGATCTGCGGGAGCGGGTTCGCTTCTCCCCCAGTGAGGCCCGGTATAAGGTCTACGTCATCGATGAGGCCCATATGCTGACCACCGAGGCCTTCAACGCCCTCCTCAAAACCCTGGAGGAGCCTCCGCCGCACGTGATCTTCGTCCTGGCCACCACCGAGCCCCATCGGATCCCCGCCACGATCCTCTCCCGTTGTCAACGCTTCGATTTCCGCCGCCTGACGACGGCCGAGATCGTTCGGCGGCTGGAGGAGATCGTGGCCGCCGAGGGGCTCTCCGCCGAGCCGGAAGCCCTGGCCTGGATCGGGCGCCAGGCGGCCGGCAGCCTGCGGGACGCGGTGACCCTGCTGGATCAACTCGCCGCCGATGAAGAGCCCATCACGGTGGAGCGCGTGCAACGGACCCTGGGGGCCGGGCGCTGGGATCTGGTGGGGGAGATCGTGGAGGCCCTGAGCGAAGGGGAAACGGCCCGCGGGCTGACCCTCCTCGCCCGCGCCGTGGAGGAGGGCGCCCATCCGCCGCAGCTGGCCCGGCAGCTGGTGGAACACCTGCGTGCGGTCATGTGGCTGCAATGGGGGGATGCCAGCGGGGCGGATCTCCTGCCGGAGCAGCGCGCCGCGGCCCAGCGGCACGCCCGCGCCTTGCCCCCGGAGGTCCTCCCTCGTCTGATCCGCCTGTTCACGACCGCGGCGGCGGACTTCCGGAGCGCCTGGTCGCCGCAGCTCGCCCTGGAGCTGGCCTTCGTGGAGGCGGCCCTGGTCTGTCAGCAGGCCCGAGCGGCCCGGAGCGCCCCTCCTGTTCCTCCCGCTCCCTCGCCGGCGCCCGCGGCGGCGATCCCCGCGCCCCCTTCGCCCGCGCCTCCGGGCCCGGCCTCCCCGTCGGGGGGGCTGACCCTGGAGGCCCTCCGGGAGCGCTGGGCCAGCATCCTCAAGGCAGTGCGGGCTCAGAGCCTGCCCACTGAGGCGCTGCTGAAATCCTGCGCCCTCCATGCGGTGGAAGGCCACACCGTGGTCCTGGCCTGGCCCTCCGAGCTGCTGCGGGACAAGTTCCAGGATCCCCGGGCGAAGGCTCAGGCGCTGGTGGAGGACATCCTGAGCCACACCTTTGGGGTCCCGGTGACGATCCGCAACATCGTGGCCCGCAAGACCCCGCGCCGGCGCCCGGCGGCCGAGGATCCCCTGATCCGGCGGGCGGTGGAGGACCTGGGCGCCCAGGTGGAAGAGGAATGA
- a CDS encoding YbaB/EbfC family nucleoid-associated protein, with protein MTKTRGLGNPMQILQQIQRLQEEMVKTKEALAQETLTVTAGGGAITIVISGDQRVQSIAIDPALLSSGDVEMLQDLLVAAINQAIERSQAYAAERLNALAGQLGLSGLLGA; from the coding sequence ATGACCAAGACGCGTGGGTTGGGCAACCCGATGCAGATCCTCCAGCAGATCCAGCGGCTGCAGGAGGAGATGGTGAAAACGAAGGAGGCCCTCGCCCAGGAGACCCTGACGGTGACGGCGGGCGGAGGGGCCATCACCATCGTGATCTCCGGCGATCAGCGGGTGCAATCCATCGCCATTGACCCCGCCCTGCTCTCCTCGGGGGATGTGGAGATGCTCCAGGACCTGCTGGTGGCGGCCATCAATCAGGCCATCGAGCGCTCTCAGGCCTATGCGGCGGAGCGGCTGAACGCCCTGGCCGGCCAGCTGGGCCTGAGCGGGCTGCTCGGCGCCTGA
- a CDS encoding PLP-dependent aspartate aminotransferase family protein: protein MRLETLAVHAGSRSDPATGAVAPPLYLSTTFERAADGSYPHGWIYVRHGNPNRAALEEAMAALEGGATALAFASGSAAAFAVFQALSPGDRVVISKDLYHGLARLFREILPAWGLRVEFVDLTDPAAVEEALRTPARLVWVETPSNPMLRITDIAWVADRAHAAGAWCFCDNTAATPILQRPLALGADGVVHSATKYLGGHGDVMGGVVVLREENAFARRLREIQITGGAVLSPFECWLILRGLRTLPYRMRAHSENAMRVAEFLARHPAVKAVHYPGLPDHPGHAIAARQMTAFGGLLSFQVWGGREAALRVAGRVRLFTRATSFGGPESLIEHRASIEGPGTSTPEDLLRLSIGLEHPDDLIEDLDQALVAETH, encoded by the coding sequence ATGCGCCTGGAAACCCTGGCCGTCCACGCAGGATCCCGCAGCGACCCGGCCACCGGAGCGGTGGCTCCCCCGCTTTATCTCTCCACCACCTTCGAGCGGGCCGCGGATGGGAGCTATCCGCACGGATGGATCTACGTCCGCCATGGCAACCCGAACCGGGCGGCCCTGGAGGAGGCCATGGCCGCCCTGGAGGGAGGCGCGACGGCCCTGGCCTTCGCCTCCGGTTCGGCGGCGGCCTTCGCCGTCTTCCAGGCCCTCTCCCCCGGGGACCGGGTGGTGATCTCGAAGGATCTTTACCACGGCCTGGCCCGGCTGTTCCGGGAGATCCTCCCCGCCTGGGGCCTGCGGGTGGAGTTCGTCGATCTCACCGATCCTGCAGCCGTCGAGGAAGCCCTGCGGACGCCCGCCCGGCTGGTGTGGGTGGAGACGCCCTCCAACCCGATGCTGCGGATCACCGACATCGCCTGGGTGGCCGACCGGGCCCACGCGGCCGGGGCATGGTGTTTCTGCGACAACACCGCCGCCACGCCGATCCTCCAGCGGCCGCTGGCCCTGGGCGCCGACGGCGTGGTGCATTCCGCAACCAAGTATCTGGGCGGTCACGGGGACGTCATGGGCGGGGTGGTGGTGCTGCGGGAGGAGAACGCCTTCGCCCGGCGGCTGCGGGAGATCCAGATCACCGGCGGAGCGGTTCTGTCGCCTTTCGAGTGCTGGCTGATCCTGCGCGGCCTGCGGACGCTCCCCTATCGGATGCGGGCCCATTCGGAGAACGCCATGCGGGTGGCGGAGTTCCTGGCCCGGCATCCGGCGGTGAAAGCAGTGCACTACCCCGGCCTCCCGGATCACCCGGGCCACGCCATCGCGGCCCGTCAGATGACAGCCTTCGGAGGGCTGCTTTCTTTTCAGGTGTGGGGAGGCCGGGAGGCAGCCTTGCGGGTGGCCGGTCGGGTGCGGCTGTTCACCCGGGCGACCAGCTTCGGAGGGCCCGAAAGCCTGATCGAGCACCGGGCCTCCATAGAGGGCCCCGGGACCTCCACGCCGGAGGACCTTCTGCGCCTCTCTATCGGCCTGGAGCACCCCGACGACCTCATCGAGGATCTGGACCAGGCGCTGGTGGCGGAAACTCATTAG
- a CDS encoding DUF433 domain-containing protein: MNPERRELAPGIEANPEVVSGAPVLQGTRIPVWAVLRAVADLGSIEEAAQAYEVPSDRIRQALYYAADLLEEIRVGILA; encoded by the coding sequence ATGAATCCAGAGCGACGGGAGCTTGCTCCAGGCATTGAAGCGAACCCGGAGGTGGTCAGCGGGGCCCCGGTGCTGCAAGGGACCCGCATCCCGGTGTGGGCAGTCCTTCGCGCCGTCGCCGATCTGGGGAGCATTGAGGAAGCGGCCCAGGCGTATGAAGTTCCTTCGGACCGGATTCGGCAGGCTCTTTATTATGCGGCGGACTTGCTGGAGGAAATCCGCGTGGGTATCCTGGCTTGA